DNA sequence from the Leopardus geoffroyi isolate Oge1 chromosome A3, O.geoffroyi_Oge1_pat1.0, whole genome shotgun sequence genome:
TTATCCTTTAAGGTCCAACTCAGATTCTACggcccctgggaagccatccgcAACCATTCTACCCCACAGCGATCTCAGCACTGAAGAAGCTGCACCCAAACCACACACTCTCAAGATGATCCTAGCTCAACCCATTTTGTTGATGAAAATCTGTCTTCTGTCTGCACTGGGACAGTGAGCTTCCAAAGCAGGAACCCCACCTTGCCCTCTACCTCTTATCACAGGGCTGGGCTCAAAGGAAATATGGGAGTGCCTGTGGAAACAAATGTGCTAAGGATTCCACCAGAGAACACTATGAAGCAAACTCTGTAGACTGAGGAAGGGCAGGGTCTGAGCTAACCTTGAGTTTCTCGATGGTGTCACTTAAGGACTTGAGCTGAGCCACCTGCTCCAGGAGCTGGGCCGACGGGCTCTTGGCAGCTGTGGGGAGGGAAGGCTAGTGAGGCCCACCAAGGCCCAAGCAGGCAGCTATACTGGATTAAGAGTCAGAAAGTGAAGATACTAGACCTTCTCATGGAGCAGGTACGTAATGGGTGAATCAAGCAAATTGAACACTGAGGCCAAAAAGCAATGCCAGGAAGAGCCTCTACAGTATGGCAGCTGCCTGGGTAGGGGTTACATCCCTGGGGCAAAGGGAGGGGGTATATTATTAATCTCAGGGGTTGGTGGCTCCATACCAGGGCTGGTACGAGTGATATCTACTACGTGGGTGTGCGTGCTCAGTTGATTCAACGTCTCCAACAGCTGGCTGGTCTTACGATACAGCGCTCCAGCTGTTAGCTCACTATCAGGGCCCTCATGGGGTGAGAGCTTTGCCACATGCAGGGGGGGCAGGGCTGCTAAGGACGCCTTCATCTGGGCTCCctgtgaaggaaagaagaggaatggCAGTGAGAGGTGACAGAAGGCCCTGCCATCTATCATCAATGGGGCAGGGGGGGCTCCACCTGCACCCCAGTCCTCCTTGTGAACAACTCACCTTGAGGATGCTATTCTCATGCTGTAGCTGAGAGATATACAGCCTCATGGCAGAGATCTGCTGCAGCAGCAGGGGTGAATCCTTCACCAGCCCAGGGCCTGCaacagaccctggagcctgcccgGGGGTGCCTCCTGTGTGTACCAAGACAAATGCCATCAGCTCCAAGTGGAGAGGGCTGAAGATGGGCCCCATCTCCACTCAACCCCTCTCCTTATCCACTCCCACCTCCAGTCCTGCTTGCTCCCAAGGGGGGAGCCTTATCCTGCTCCCCCAGGCTGGTAACCCTCACCAGGGTGGGTTCCCACAGCCCCGGTAACCCCCCACCAGGGTGGGTCTCTACCTCGCTGCTGTTCTTCTGTGATCGGAATAGCCCAtgggggagcaggaagagaggagagaggagttaGACAATTTGGGGCTAAGAGGTCACACCAGAGGAATGCTGGTCACAACCTACATGGAAACCCTAATCACTCCTCCTCTAATAAgaccctgcctctgccctctgcATCTGGGATACGAGCAAATACGTGTGAAGGAAAGCTAAGAAAGAGGAATAAGGCCATGAGACAGGGTGCAGAGCATAAGGAAGAACAGCAGTGGGGGTGTGCGTGGAGGAAGCACTTGGGGCATGTGGCGTTCCAGCCTCTCTGCCTCATATTCCATCTccaagaagggcagaggggatgCTCCCAAGACCCTGAGAAGTCTGCACCCTTGTTTCCCGCAGTAGAAAAGCTGAAGTTGAAGATGCAGCCACATTCCTGCTCCTTGGGTTCCCCACTGTTCTGAGGCGAAAGACACTCTTTTTGGTGGGAAATTTTGTAAGTCTGAACCGGTATCTGTTTAAAAAGCCTGTGCTAAAACAACACAACATGGTAACTTCTGGAGACCCCTTCCCCAAAGAACAGGAGCCCACTGTACCACAGGAGTCCAAAGTCAACAAGGTACTTGGTCAcctcccaagatcaagaggcacCAGTGAGGGGGGCTTTGATGAGAACAAGACCCTAGGTGAGGCCAGGTGACAAGAGACAGGCATAGCAGGGGAGCTCTAGAGATCTTGAGGGCTTTAGGGCAAGAAGTCTGTCTTCTGGAGgtaagaaactgaaaaactatagagcagatgaGAACTAACATGGCAGTAGCCACCTCCATGATCCAGGAAAACTGGGGAGCGTGGGCCCAATAACCAGAAAAACTCCAGGTAAGGAGCCCTGACCACACTGGAGACCAGGAAGAGGTCAGTACACAAGCCCCAAGTGGGAGAAGTCAGCAATGGGACAACCACACCATGGAGTAAAGCCATGTGAATTCAGTAGGGGGAAATGCAAAGTGTAAGCAGAGGAGCCATCAAGTGCAGGAACCAGGCATGGCTGGATACGGCAGCAGAGTTAGCCCAATCTGCTGCAGGCTGATGACCCTCTGGGATATAGGGCTGGGACAGAAAGGCCAGACTGCAGGTCCAAAAGGGACATATGCTAGAGTCTAACTGTTATGGTAATTCTGAGGTCCACTGACAAGTTGGTAATGCCCCACCTTGATCAGGGCTGGGGGAGCGGGGGGAACCTCTGCACATATCTTCAGGAGAAGTAAAAACTTGGTGAAAAACTGCCAGAGTGAAACTGGGCAAGCACATTCCTAGCTGAACGTCCAGTAAGAGGCGGGTAGAAGTCAAACTGAGGCCAAGGACAGGAGGGAGGCCATTCAATCTCCTCTGCGCCAATGGTGCCTGTCCCACTGCACTCACCACCAGCAATGCCAGAGACCAGGGTAGCAATACCCGAGGGAGGGGGCCCCCGGAGCCCCTCAATCGTGCGCTTCGACTGGCTGTTCAGCCGCTGCTTTAGCTCTGCCTTCTCTGCCTCTAGCTGGTCAATGTCAGCCTGGAGTGCATCCATCGTCTCCTCAAACTCTCTGTGAAAAAGAAATCCGGGCTTGGGCAATGCCCTTTCCCCAGAGCCCCGTCCCCATTTCTCAGTCCAGACAggtccttggagtagccctgctGGTGAGGAGCCAGGAGCAGCACATGGTATGACTGGGGTGACACAATGGTGTTAGCAGTGGGGAAAGGAGATGGCATCTGCTCCCCTGGGGAGAGTCTCACTCTGATAGGGCCTGGATGGGGGGATGAGTTAGGAGGGAGACTGGCtggcagggtggaggggtggaaTAAGCAGGGGCCCAGGGAAGGTGCCTGACTTCTCCTTCTTCCGCAGCAGTGCCTGGGTCTCCTCCAGGCGAGTCTGGACTTTCTCGATGCGCTCATCTGCATCCTTGGCAGCACTGTCCAGCTTCTTCTCCAAGAGGCTTAGCCGCACGTTGGCCTCACTTAGTTCCTCCCCCTGGCGAAGGTCAGAGTGTCCAGTTCCCTTACACCCTCCCTTACAtcctcccagggcccccaggGACCTGTGACAGAGCACCAACCAGAAAGCTCCTAAAGGCCCACAGCTGTTCCCCACACTGATCACAGGTGCCACTTCTCCCCTCAGTCCTCAACCAGTCTCAGCCCCAGGAGATCCCCAACACTCAGTGCTGACCTGTACCTCAGCATACTTCCCAGCCCCCTAGCTCCTGAGCCTACCCTACACCCTCACCTTGATTTTGAGTGACTTCTTCAACTCCTTGATAACTGTCTCTCTATCTTCAAGCTTCAAGCCCAGGCCTTCAGCATCAGTGATCTCTGCACGAAGGGCTGCAGCCCGCAGCTCAACTGGGGGAGGCTAGGGGTCAAGCAAGAGCAGAGGCAGGGGTAGTGAGAGGAGGTCACCAACATTCTCCTTCCAGAGAGAGCTGGGCATAGGGAAAACCTTGCCTTCTAAGCAGGGCGGTGCCCTCTGGATTCCCCGCTCCCGCCTCCCAGTCCTTCCACAACCAGCAGCAGCTCTGCCAAGTCCTGTTCCCCTGAGCCCCTGAAGCCCCTCCACAGAGCTCCCCACCCACCTTGCTGGGGGGCCGCTCTGCATCATACTCTCCCTCCTGCATGGCCGTGGCCAGTTTGTTCATGGTACTGATGAGGATGTTGCTCGACTGGCGCAGACACTCATAGGGGCTGCTGGAGGGGGTCCCATAGATCTACAGGAGCCGAGGGCAGTAGTGAAAATCCCACACTGGCCATATCACTCCCCCACCATGTCTGCCCTGCCGTCCAGGCCTACCTGCTCGCTTGCTTTGAAAGCCAGCTCCTCCAGGGCAGCCACAGGCAGTCCCTCATTCTCTGCCAGTGGGGCAATGAGCTGGGCGGCAGCAGCTGCCACCTCCTGCAGCACAGCCACCACCCACGTCAAGTGTTTCCTGCAGTCTAGGAGTGTGTCGGACACCTGTGCAACAGCCCAGAGTCAGGAGCCCACCCGGAGTCCAGCACCACAGTTCCCAGTTACCTTAAAACCATTCTTGTTCCCTGACCAGATCCAGATCTTGACACCCTAAGCCCTTCCTGGTTCTACtcagcttcctttccttccccccatCGCTGCCCTAAACCTGTGGTCCAAAGGCCAGTGCAGCTGGGATCCCAGGAGCATCTGTGCCTGGCATTCGCCTTCGGATCTTCTTGCAGAACTGGCGGATGTCACTACATGATGTCTCCAGGTCCCGGAGCAGGAGGGCAATATCTGAAGCCTCCTGTCCACCCTACTCAGAGAATATGAAACAGACGGGGAACCAAGTCAGCATTAGGGCTGGAGGTGAGGAGGCGGGGGTTAACAAGGAGGAGGAGGTCCAAGAGATCGAGCTGTGCTCTCACCTGCAAGAAGGCACGCAGCCGTCCCACTTCTACGCTCATGCAGTCAAGGGCACTCTGGGTGAACTGTAAGGATAGATGCATGTGGTTGTCAGCCCCCAACAGGAGCCCTTCTGCACCATCACCATCCATCTCTAAGAAGTCCCCACCCTCCACTGACCCCCATAAAGATGTTCATTCTCTGGCTTCCCTGATCTGACCTTGTTCCAGTCTTATGTGACACCTCTTGAGGGCCAGATCTCTTGATCTGATGTCCTCCATTTCTGATATCTACAGGGGGCTCAACCACTGGCCCAGAACCTTTACCTTAATGTGGTCAGCCAGCTGCATGGTACTGTCCTCGGGCTGTTCAGCAAGATGGATACTGTACAGATGCTGAGGGGAAATGACAAAGCAACAGGCAATCTTTAGGTCTTGGAAGGACGGAGAATTCTTCCCAAACTGTAATTGGAGCCCCAGTCATCATGGGACTCCAGAGGTACAGGAGAATCTGAAACCCCCAGGGAACTGCATCCTCAGGCAAGCTCCTCTAAGAGCAAGCCAAGCCATAGGCAGCCAGCTGGGGACAGACAACCTTGGCTATGCTGCCAACAGCCCTACCAGGAAaaaccttccctccctcctatgCCAAGCCTGAACTCTTGCCCCAGACCTGGTAGTACTTGATGGCCTTAGTGAGAGGCTCTACGTTGACAGTCTCATCCAGCTGATCCTTGTGTAGCAGCTCAATGAGGAAATCCAAGGAGCGCTCGTGGGCACTCATCTCAGGGTAGAGGCTGCCAACCTTCTTATACACGTCCACATTGCACTGAGAGAGGGCGCTAGAGACCAGAGAAGGGTCCTCTGAGGCCAAGGCCTGCCAGGCAATGTCGGTTCTATCCAATCTCAGCCTGCGGCCTTAGAGTGGGGCCAGGGATCACTTACTGCTCATAGCGGTGGAGTGTGGCCTGCAATAGACTCAGTGAGTACACCAGCCCGGCAGCAAAGCTGAGCTGCTCCCCTGCAGCTCCTCGGAGCCCAGGCCTCTCTGAACAGTTTTCGCTTAGTTCAAACTTCTCCTGGGCCTGCTTCCGGATCAGCTCTGCCTGTGGGAAGAAGCACCAGGgacctggggctcagagaagaggATGGAGAACACAGACTCAGGAATACAGGACACAAAACTGAGCAACTACGTCGGGGGCATGGACACACGTGGAGGAGAAAAGCAGAAACGGCTCCTAGATAGTCAGGGAGTCTCACACAGGGAAAAGATAATGATGTGATTACTGGTTGGTTATGAGGATTTGGAATGTGGAGCCAGTGGGCCCAAGCTCTTTCCTGCCTTAAAGCTCCTGCTGCTCCTGCTACCCTTTTACCTGAATTCTATCCTGACAATTATTCCCCCACTAGTTCCTAGTCATCTTctgggtctcagctcaaatgttacTCCTTCAGTGACACCACCCCATCTAAATCAGAGCCCAGGCCGTGCTCTCTCAAAGAAGCTACCTCCTCATCAAAACCCACCATCTGTAATACACATTCCTCTGCGACTTTGCTGACTATATTCCTCCACTACATCATAAACTCTTTATGAGCAGGGATGGTGGCTGCTATCTTTGCTCAGCATCCTCAATGCCTGTCACACAGCAAGTTCAACAGATTCCTGTTGAACATGTGATTAGATTGATTGGCCATACCTTGCAAATGAGACGAGGCATGAGCAGCAGCACCAGGACACAGTCATGGTCCCCACCTGGCCGAAGGAAGCTGTCTGGCATGAAGGCTGTAAGCAGGGACATGTGACGGTTGGCCTGGGCCACCTCCATCTGCCTCAATTCCATCTCAATTGCCTGTGAGGTGGACAGGGAGGCAGGCTCTCAGCCAGGCTGGAAAGAGTCTCAGAGCCACCATGCTTTGCTCCACCAGGTCCCCTGCTTCAGGAGTCTTCCAAACCACCACACAAAGCACCCCCTCCTCCAGCAACCTGAAGTCCAGAGCCCCACGCCAGATCAGCCTACGGCCACACCCAGGCTGGATGCCCCAACACTCCCCACTCTCTGGTCTATCCATTTTCTTAACCTTGGCATGAGCCTTAGTCTCAGCAAACTTGATTTTAAAGTCAAAAGTCTCCGGGGGTGGCTGCTGCTGCCTCTCCACAGATGCTTCTTGCTGGTTTGTCAGTTCCCGATTCACATcctgggggcagagacagacaatgAGGCAcagctggggcaggagggagccctgGGCAATCATGAGTGGACAGCAGGGGGTACGGAGGCACCTGAAGGTGGGCGGTCAGCTGGCGGTACTTCTTGATGGTTTGCTGGTAGTCTGCAACAGTCTCCTGAGCTGCTTCTACACGCTTCTGGGCCTCCCGAACCCTCGCGCCCGCCATGTCCAGCTGCTCCCGCAGCTCCAGTTCTGTCTCGCGCGCATTCTCCTGCAGCTCATCGTTCATCTCATTCATCGCTTCCTGGAAGGTACCAAGGCAGTAGAGGCAAAGGAAAAGCAGAGTCAGAGTAGAAGTCAGGGTGGGGCCACTCACCGCACACCCTGCTCAAAGGGGTCATGTGTCAGTCCCTCTTTCAGCAAGTGTCTTCCAAACACCCTCCATCGGGGTGGGAAATCTGGGGTCTGTTCTCTTACCAAGTCCCCCACGGTCTCTCTCAACTCTCGCACTTTCTCTTCTAGATTCAAGTTCCGGTCTGTTAGCATCTCCACCATCTCCTCAGCACCCAGAGCAGCATCCACCTGTGTTACATGGAGGGAACAGAGAAAAGGGCTGCTGAAAGGTGCCTAGAAAAAAGAGGCACCAACCTGGGAGAGGGGTCCTCTGGGCCAGAGGCTGGGGTCCCCAGACCTGCTCCTTGAGCTCATCGATGGTGCTCTCCGCCTGGCTCAGCTCTTCCTGCAGACGCTCCCGCTGTTGCCTCACAACTTCCAGCTCTTGGTTCTTCTTTTCCATGAGCTTCTGGAGTTTCACATGCTCCTGCTTCTCCGAGGAAGAAAGATCCCGCATCCTATGGGGAAgcggggagggagaagggagaaagtaTGTGTCCACATCACTGGCAATGGGCGCTATGATACGTTTGGGGACAGGAGAGTGAGCTCCGGAGCCAAGCAGGGAGGGGATCCTACCTCACCAGGGCATCCTTTAGGCGGGCATTCTGCTCCTCGAGCTGCTTGAGCTGATAACTGGACGCTGCCCCATCTGAGCCTGGGGAAGACCATTAACACTTTCAGACATAGTTCTAACCCCACCATTTGGCCCCCAGCAGCTCCTGGCCCCTTACCCTTCTCTTCAATCTCAGCCTTGAGGATCTCTAAGTCAGTGGTGAGCTCATCCACACGTTCTTTCAATGCCTCCACCTCCTGCTGCAGGGACTCAGCCCGCTCTTCAGCCATCTCCTTGTCCAGAGTGGCCATCTCGATGGCATCAGCAGTGTCAGCCATCTCCTCCATGTAACGTTCCTTCGCCTCCAGTGCCTCTTTGGCTTCCTAAGGAGGAGTGGAGGTTGGTGGGAGTGCAAGCAGAGAGATGCCTCATGTGCCCCTTCTCACTGGATGTTCTAGGCTCTGGCCCAGTTACTGGTACAGTGGCTTGGGTCCCAAGCTCCCCAGCCAGCCCCTTTCACCCCAAGTCCCACCTTCCGCGCCTCCTTGAGGCGTCGTTGCAGGTCCGCCTGCTGCTCCTGCATTTTGCTCTTCCATTCCTGCACCTGCTCCAGCTGGATCTTATGTTTCTCCAGCTCTTTTAGCTTTGCcttgtcttctgcccgtttcaaCCGCAGGGTCTCCAGTTTCTCCTCCAGATCCCGTACTTGggccctcagcccctcctcctcctacaAAGGAGAAACCCCTCAGTGGGTGCAcggcctccccctcctcccaccaaggTTGAGCTGGAGCAAAGGGACAAGACTGTATGCAAACAACATTCTAGAGCCCCAGGGTCAAAAGCAAGTGGCATACAAACATCTGAGAAAAGACCAATGCATAAGGGGCAAgtgtggaagaaggaaagaaagaaagggtagCCAAGTCAATGACAGGCTAACCATATGCTATGTCCCCACCCTGCTGATccaaattctgggtctcccccaaCCCTGGAAAATTTCCAAGATCCTTCCCAGGGTCATAGGTGCCCTCTGTATCTTGGTTCTTGTTCACTCCAACCCCAGTCCTTACCTTGGAGGGGGAAGGCAACGGGGGTGCTGCTCCAGGAGAGGTGAGAGCCGGTGTGGGGATGATGGGTGCTGCCAGGGGAGTCTGAGCTGGGGTGCTGGGCTCACTGCTGCTCAGCTCACCTGCTGATGCTGAGCCAGAGGGGCCCAGGGAGCTACTGGCCCCAGCCACCCCAGTACTGGCTGGGCGGGTGGGCTATtcagagagggcaggggcagaccagaaaaagaacaggggtggtgagagacagaatatgagaaTATGtcaagggaaggaggcagagaaggaaaaagacagtGAGACAGAATATCAAAGCACAGTGAGAACAGAGAAGCaaagtgaaggagagaggaaaaatgacAAAGTCAGAAATGGTGACAAAGGAcgggggaggcgggaggcaggcagaggggagagggaggaagtgatAGAAGAAGACATAAGATTATAATGCTCCTCCCTTGGCACTGACCCCACATTCCTCCCAGCTCTGGCACTACCCACTTACAGCAGAATCCCTTACTCCCCAGACCTCCCCTCTGTGACCCAGTTGTGATCATTCTGGCAATTTCCAAATACTCCCAGTCCTATCATTGCTCTGGGCCTgtaccctcctcccccaggagaaAAAGTACCCCAATGTCATTCCCAGAGCAAAAGAACAAACTGGAGTTTGTTCTCTAACTTCCATGTTCCCAGAGAATTCTGGGCTAGGAGTGCAGGTACCAAGCTCTGTATCCCACTCTTTGGAAGTTGAGCTGATTCTCCCTCCCTTGGTCTACTTTAGGGGACCCTGCAGGTAAAAGGGCCAGACTGAAAGTTGTACTCCTAGGCTCCCCCTTGAAACACGGTCAGTACAGCCAACCTTCTGTCATCTCTCTCCCCCCAAGACAGAGGGGCTCTAATCAGGCAGTATCTACCCAGACCCTGTGGGGCTGAGGCAGAGGAGCTCTCTGAAGCCCCAGGCCCTGGAGCAGACAGGCCTGTCCAGTGCTCTCCCTTGAAGTACTGAGCCCTGAAGCATTCCTGGTGGGCTGACATTCAGAGACCACATGCTACCCACAGACACCCCCAGCTCCTTATCCCCTGACGTTGACACTGCCAAGTTCTTTACCTTTTTTCCAACTTCTACCCCCATTCATGCATCAAAACTGGTCAAAATGCCCTTTTTGAAGAAAGCCAGCCCTGATTAACCACAACCACTCTCATATCTCTTTTGCATTCAGGCTACTGGCCCATACACTCTCCTAAGAAGTCATTTTTGCAGGAGAGGCCTGTCACTACCCTCAGTCCCCTCACTCCTCTGAAAAAGAGAACCGAGGATGCACCGTGACCAACTTCTACTTGCTCatacacatgcccacacacatgcacatgcctGAAATGTGTGTCTACACTCAGCAGTGGCTTGtacagaggctttttttttttttttcctcaccttgGGCCGCCGAGTTGTGGTCTGGACAGGCAACAGGAGCCAGAGGAGAAGTAGTCAGGAAAGAAAGGATAATggcagaaagacagacagcaGAAGGGACAGCAATGAGAGCAGAAGAAGTACCAGGAATGGGGCTACAGTTAGCTGCTTAcccactcccatccccaccccgtccttttttccctccagtGAATTACCTTGTTCCCACGCCAAGAACTCGGAACTCCTGTTCCCCCATTGGCTCCTTGTCCCACTTATGCCCAACCCTTGCAGACCTCACCCCTTCGAACACCCTGGATATCCCAGAAATCCCCGTCTCCTAGGCTAAGCCACAGGGGACCAAAGGCAGCAGCTGGCAGAGGTCCCCAGAGATTAGTCCTTCTGGCactccagcccagagccagaggccccacccacccaccactccCAAGGACTTTCCCAGGTCAGCCCTTTCCTTTAAGTGCTAGACTCTACAGAAGACTCCCTAGAAATACTGTGTGACCAGAGTGATGCTAGATGTCCAGAAGTGAGGGATACGACCCCAGTAGAGGGAATCAGGCCCCTAAGGCAGCCATCCTCTCTACCCTACCCCATTCCCCAGGGCCAGATCCTGCAGCAGTCTCCATCCCTAGGGCAGAGGGCTCAGGTGACAGAAACATGAATACTGCATTAACCAGAAGCCCAGAGCTCAGCAAAGTAACCCCACCCAGCTGCAAGAAAGGACATGGAGGTGGGCAGCAGCATAAATAAACTACTGCCCTAAACTAAAACACATGATTAATCTTGAGTCCCAAATTATGTTCTTGCTACACAGAGTCTCATAGCTCCAGCAAAGATAGATTTGGCCTAGACCCTGCTTCTAGGAGACGTTGAGTCCAAGGAGACCAACGCCCACCCCTCCTACCCTGAGCTTAGCCTCCATAGCTGAGGGTCAAAGACCTCTAGGGTCCCCATCCCACACTGGGAAAGCCCCTTAATACACAccctggtgggggagggatgcTGGGAGTACAACCAAGAGGCATCCTAGCAAAGGATAAGGGTGAGGCAGTCCTGCTAAAGGCATGAAGACACAGGGACCTGCTTCCCAAATCCTCTCGCAGGAAACTCCCAGAGGCAGTTTGCAGCAAAAGCTGCCTGAACCCCACGGTTGTGAGGCTACTGGGTACAAGGCCCAGAACACACACTCAGTCAGAGGCCAAATCAGGCAGAGCAGGGAGCAAATTTCCAGCGTGTGGGGCATGGCAGTGACACACacctctccctgcaccccaccttcaaccccaccctcctcccccaaccaggTAGACAGATGAAGTCaatcagcccccacccccaccccagcagcctGCTGCCACCATCGCCCTGGCAACCCGGCAGCAGGACCAGAGCAAGCAAGAGTACCTTTCGGGCTGTCGGTGCCTGTCTCATCAttgcagaaaaccaaagaaagccaggagaggaaagagaaggagggacagaggaggatggacaaacacacagaggaaggacagacgaagggagggagggaaaaagaccGAACAGAGGGAAAGGCGGCGGAGACAGGAGATTAGTGCATCAAATCCCAACAATGCAGCCTCAGCTTCTCTGCTGGACTGCTTCCCAGCCTGCAAATGGCTGTGGCTCAGACGCAGAAGCCCCCGCAGGTGCGCAGTGGGTCAGCCTGGCTCCGGCAGGCACCGGAGAGGCGCCAGGCCCAGTTCACCAGCTAAGGCTGATGGCAGCCTCAGTGGCCGCAGCACCAGCTCCACCTGACGTCATGCACCCACCCTCCTCTGATCCGTGGGGGTGGAGCCACTGCTCCACGGTCACCTAGCAACCGCCAGGCTCTGctggctcctcctcccccacatgACTGGATAAAGTCCTGCGCAGAACCCGCCCTGCTTCTTCTTCCAAAGAACAGGTTCTgattcttccctccccttccctcccccaccccatccccaagaGTCTGCTCCAAGAAACTGGGCTAGGGGCCATCCCAGAAATGGTACTCTCTGGGGCCAGGGCATGACTGGGCAGGGACATGGAGCCTCAT
Encoded proteins:
- the DCTN1 gene encoding dynactin subunit 1 isoform X6 yields the protein MAQSKRHMYSRTPSGSRMSAEASARPLRVGSRVEVIGKGHRGTVAYVGATLFATGKWVGVILDEAKGKNDGTVQGRKYFTCDEGHGIFVRQSQIQVFEDGADTTSPETPDSSASKVLKREGTDSAAKASKLTTTRRPKPTRPASTGVAGASSSLGPSGSASAGELSSSEPSTPAQTPLAAPIIPTPALTSPGAAPPLPSPSKEEEGLRAQVRDLEEKLETLRLKRAEDKAKLKELEKHKIQLEQVQEWKSKMQEQQADLQRRLKEARKEAKEALEAKERYMEEMADTADAIEMATLDKEMAEERAESLQQEVEALKERVDELTTDLEILKAEIEEKGSDGAASSYQLKQLEEQNARLKDALVRMRDLSSSEKQEHVKLQKLMEKKNQELEVVRQQRERLQEELSQAESTIDELKEQVDAALGAEEMVEMLTDRNLNLEEKVRELRETVGDLEAMNEMNDELQENARETELELREQLDMAGARVREAQKRVEAAQETVADYQQTIKKYRQLTAHLQDVNRELTNQQEASVERQQQPPPETFDFKIKFAETKAHAKAIEMELRQMEVAQANRHMSLLTAFMPDSFLRPGGDHDCVLVLLLMPRLICKAELIRKQAQEKFELSENCSERPGLRGAAGEQLSFAAGLVYSLSLLQATLHRYEHALSQCNVDVYKKVGSLYPEMSAHERSLDFLIELLHKDQLDETVNVEPLTKAIKYYQHLYSIHLAEQPEDSTMQLADHIKFTQSALDCMSVEVGRLRAFLQGGQEASDIALLLRDLETSCSDIRQFCKKIRRRMPGTDAPGIPAALAFGPQVSDTLLDCRKHLTWVVAVLQEVAAAAAQLIAPLAENEGLPVAALEELAFKASEQIYGTPSSSPYECLRQSSNILISTMNKLATAMQEGEYDAERPPSKPPPVELRAAALRAEITDAEGLGLKLEDRETVIKELKKSLKIKGEELSEANVRLSLLEKKLDSAAKDADERIEKVQTRLEETQALLRKKEKEFEETMDALQADIDQLEAEKAELKQRLNSQSKRTIEGLRGPPPSGIATLVSGIAGGGTPGQAPGSVAGPGLVKDSPLLLQQISAMRLYISQLQHENSILKGAQMKASLAALPPLHVAKLSPHEGPDSELTAGALYRKTSQLLETLNQLSTHTHVVDITRTSPAAKSPSAQLLEQVAQLKSLSDTIEKLKDEVLKETVSQRPGATVPTDFATFPSSAFLRAKEEQQDDTVYMGKVTFSCAAGLGQRHRLVLTQEQLHQLHGRLIS
- the DCTN1 gene encoding dynactin subunit 1 isoform X5, which codes for MSAEASARPLRVGSRVEVIGKGHRGTVAYVGATLFATGKWVGVILDEAKGKNDGTVQGRKYFTCDEGHGIFVRQSQIQVFEDGADTTSPETPDSSASKVLKREGTDSAAKASKLRGLKPKKAPTARKTTTRRPKPTRPASTGVAGASSSLGPSGSASAGELSSSEPSTPAQTPLAAPIIPTPALTSPGAAPPLPSPSKEEEGLRAQVRDLEEKLETLRLKRAEDKAKLKELEKHKIQLEQVQEWKSKMQEQQADLQRRLKEARKEAKEALEAKERYMEEMADTADAIEMATLDKEMAEERAESLQQEVEALKERVDELTTDLEILKAEIEEKGSDGAASSYQLKQLEEQNARLKDALVRMRDLSSSEKQEHVKLQKLMEKKNQELEVVRQQRERLQEELSQAESTIDELKEQVDAALGAEEMVEMLTDRNLNLEEKVRELRETVGDLEAMNEMNDELQENARETELELREQLDMAGARVREAQKRVEAAQETVADYQQTIKKYRQLTAHLQDVNRELTNQQEASVERQQQPPPETFDFKIKFAETKAHAKAIEMELRQMEVAQANRHMSLLTAFMPDSFLRPGGDHDCVLVLLLMPRLICKAELIRKQAQEKFELSENCSERPGLRGAAGEQLSFAAGLVYSLSLLQATLHRYEHALSQCNVDVYKKVGSLYPEMSAHERSLDFLIELLHKDQLDETVNVEPLTKAIKYYQHLYSIHLAEQPEDSTMQLADHIKFTQSALDCMSVEVGRLRAFLQGGQEASDIALLLRDLETSCSDIRQFCKKIRRRMPGTDAPGIPAALAFGPQVSDTLLDCRKHLTWVVAVLQEVAAAAAQLIAPLAENEGLPVAALEELAFKASEQIYGTPSSSPYECLRQSSNILISTMNKLATAMQEGEYDAERPPSKPPPVELRAAALRAEITDAEGLGLKLEDRETVIKELKKSLKIKGEELSEANVRLSLLEKKLDSAAKDADERIEKVQTRLEETQALLRKKEKEFEETMDALQADIDQLEAEKAELKQRLNSQSKRTIEGLRGPPPSGIATLVSGIAGEEQQRGGTPGQAPGSVAGPGLVKDSPLLLQQISAMRLYISQLQHENSILKGAQMKASLAALPPLHVAKLSPHEGPDSELTAGALYRKTSQLLETLNQLSTHTHVVDITRTSPAAKSPSAQLLEQVAQLKSLSDTIEKLKDEVLKETVSQRPGATVPTDFATFPSSAFLRAKEEQQDDTVYMGKVTFSCAAGLGQRHRLVLTQEQLHQLHGRLIS